In Dama dama isolate Ldn47 chromosome 10, ASM3311817v1, whole genome shotgun sequence, the sequence GTTTACATGGCAAATGGGAATTAAGGTTGCAGATGGAATGAAGGCTACTAATCTGCTGATTTTAAAACAGATTATCCTATGGGTCCCAATgtcatcacaagggtccttaaaagTGAGAGCAGAAGAGTCAGAAGGAGGTGTGACTactgaagaaaagcaaaaagagatGCGATGTTGCTGgccttgaagatggaggaaagggGTAGTGAGCTAGGGAATGTGGGTGGTCTCTAGTAGcaggaaaaattaaagaaatggattctcccctagagcctgcagagaggaagtgtttttttttttttggcttcacaatatggcttgcaggatcctagttccctaaccagggaccaaacccctgCTCCCaaagtggaagtgcagagtcctaaccactggctgagtcctaatcactggtcCTGCAGGGACTTCCCCAGAAAGGAACTATTGCCATCCTGATTTTAGCTCAATGAGACCCATGCCAGACTTCTGAACTCCAGGACTGTAAGATAATAAGTTCATGTAGTTTTAAGCTACTAagtgtgtggtaatttgttacagcagcaataggaatcTAGTACAGAACACTATGACTTAGGCCAGTTTCTCAGCTCTTTCCACATTTTTCTGGCGTGTTCCTATTATTCATGGCTGACTTCTTCCCAAATGAGTGATCTAAGAGGGAGTAAGGTAGAAACCACAATATCTTTATGACTCAGCCTTGAAAGTCACATGTTGTCATTTATCTTATTGGGTCAGGTCAGCTCTGTTCAATGTGAGAAGAGACTCCAGAAGGATATAAATACAGGAAGTTAGGACTCATTGAGGGCTTACTGCTGttcaacaaattaccacaaaaataatgactgaagaaaaaacaacctttttattttctctcagtttttaAGGGTTAGGAATTCGATATGAGAATTTTGCCTTGGCAGTACTGGTTCACATAACTGCAGTCAGATGATGACTAATATTGGAGCAATGGGAGGCTGATAActtgacttctctctctcttctttgtttttggctgtgctgggtctttgttactgcgtGTGGGCTTTCCTCCTAGTTGCGGCAAATGGAGGCTACCctctgaaggagtcttttgggcctagaaaagagaacaacagtctcaaaggccccttgctgaatcatctagcttcggagaaaacaaagcataactttagttccaccctgatgctccaggccggttgcatctatctgggacttatcaccccctgtctgGAAACCTTCCACCCtctacacccgcccagaagacttatcaccccctgcccaactacaaatgtcatctcaacaaaagaatactcaaaatatcctgcCTGATTGACATTTCCCTTATCGCTtgcacaaacctccctataagtatgaagcctccctgatccctctcggaGCTCAGCCTGGTTGTTAGGCCgtctgtcgcccctccttgcctgaataaaggtaacctacttctgttgaggtggTCTTTCCTCTTCTGCCTCGCCCGAACTATACCCtacactctctagttgcagtgtgaggggTTCTcatggcggcttctcttgttgcatgggctctaggctcacaggcttcagtaattgtgatgcgagggctctagaacacaggctgagTAGTTctggtgcaagggcttagttgctctgcggcatgtgggatccatcTTCCTGGcccgtgttccctgcactggcagggggattctttagcactgagccccTGAAGAATTACGCCCCTTCCCCTTCGTGTCGCCTCAGGGACTCTCCGTGAATCCATGTAGCCACACCTCCACAGGGGCTagtttgggcttcctcacagcatggcagaCTCCAGGCCACAGCAACCAGTTTCCAAAACTGTCTTCCAGGATTTCCACCTCCTACTATACATAACGTTGTGTAATTTCTCCCCACCCTAAATAGGGCTGACCTGGCCCAATGGGATAATGAAGATATGATGGTTTATGACTCTGGAGGCTGTCATTAGCATATTGTGGCTTCCATTTTGCTCCCTCTTAGATCATTGACTCTGGGTGAAGTCAGCTGCCATGTTATGAAGACACCCAAGCAGCCCGAGGGAGGGGTCCTCTTCGTGAGAAACTGAGACTTCCTATTAACACCCCGCACTAACTTGCCAGGCATGCAAGACAGCCACCCTGGAAGTGGAGTCTCCAGCATTAGTCAAGACTTCGTATGACTGTAGTTtcaggcaacatttttttttttttttatgtccatACCATGCAGCTTTTGGGGtcttagtaccctgaccagggattgaaactaagTCCTTGCCAGTGAAAGCACGGtgcctgaccactggaccactgggcaaTATCTTGACCACAACTACATAAGCAACCCTGAACCCGAACCAGCTAACTCAGCTTCTCCGAGATTCCTGACCCAAAGAAACcgtgtgagataataaatatttattgttttgaaCTGCTATATTGTGAGGGTAATTTGTCATACAACAACAGATAATTAATACAAGGCAATCAGGGACTCctgtggtagtccagtggttaggactctgtgcttccaatgcagggggcatgggttcgatctctggttggggaactagggtcctacatggccaaaataataactataaaaaaataaataattaaaaaatacagggCAATCAGATTGTTTATGTGACGACTCAGGTCCCCAGTAGAGGTTCTCCAGGGAACCAAGTAGAACCTGTATCATCTTTTAAGATCTAGCTTAATACATCATCATTTAGTATCCCTTCCACTGTAATCACAAATCTGCTTAGAACcaatgggaaggaaatcagaACTTTACCTCTTGATAGGAGAAGTGTCAAAATCATAAACTAAGAagttcagggactttcctggtgatgcaagtagataggaatccacctgccaatgccagggacacaggtttgatccctggtctgggaagattccacataccgtgGGGCGACTAAGCGcaggcgccacaactactgagcctgagctctgcaatccacatgctgcaaccactgaagcccacacaccctagagcccgtactctgcaacaagagaagccacagcaacgagaagccagaacatggaaacaaagagtagcccccgctcacctcacctggagaaagcccatgcgcagtagtgaagacccagtgcagccataaatatataattaattaattttttaaaaagagaagttcATGTGGGCATGTGGGGTGCAGCATCTTTGGGAAATACAAACTGCCACATGAGGCAACTTTTATTTTCCACCCACGTCTTCTCTTACTCCATACAGATTACAGCTTCTGAGCTCTGTCTGAGCCCAGATCTTGCTCCTGGGCTCCAAAGCCCATAGGCTTCTAGGACTTCTAGGACCTCACCATTTGGATATTCTCACAGGTCAATCAGATGCAATGCAACACACTCAAAACTGAGCTCCTATGTtagtcagctataaaaagaaatgatattggGTCATTTGTGGAGACATGGATGGATCCAGAGACTgtcttacagagtgaagtaagtcagaaagagtaaaACATATCATTTATTAACACATATGTGTGGAAACtagaaaatggtatagatgatcttatttgcaaagcagatatAGTGGTTTAGAgtttaagaatctgtcttccaaggTAAGGGACCCAggttgatccctagtcagggaactaagattccacatgctgtggggtaaCTAAGCCCTAATGCCTCAATTAGAGAGCCCGAACCCTGCAACAGAAGTCAGTGTAACAAAAAGCCCATGTGTCATCATGAAGACAGCACAACTCAAAAAACTCCAAcaaccacccccacccacacataaaaacaaaaatagagacatagatatagagaataaacatatgaacaccaagaggggaaagggggtgtggtgggatgaattgggactTGGGGATTGACTGTATACACTActgatgaaaaagtgaaagtcgcacagtcgtgtccgactctttgcgatcccatggactatagcctgcccagctcctctgtccatggaattctccaggcaagactactggagtgggttgccatttccttctccaggggatcttcccgatccagagatcgaacccaggtctcctgcattgcagatagattctttaccaactgagccacaagggaagccccacactactgatactgtgtataaaatagagtcccagctggctcagtggtaaagaatccacctgcaatgcaggagacatgggagatccgagtttgatccctgggttgggaagatctgctggaggaggaaatggcaacccactccagtattcttgcctgggaaatcccacggagagatggctgatggactgcagtccatggggtcacaaagagttggacacgactgagcactcatgcacataacatagataattaatgagaacctactgtatagctcagggaattatattcagtactctatggtgacctaaatgggaaggaaatccccaAAAGAggagatgtatgtatacatatagctgatttactttgctgtatagtagaaactaacaacattgtaaagcaattatacgccaataaaaattagtttaaaaagatacataaaatCTGAATGGTTTACAAAAAGCAAACTGAGCTCTTTACCTTCTCCAAATCTGGCTCTTCTCTGGGGTTTCCCATTTTAACCATGCCCCCCTGCCCAATCCACCCAAACCACTCTCCTCCTGGACGTCTCTCTCACtcctggcaatttttttttttttcaattggaccTAATTCCTTTATTAAATAAGCTTCATTTGGGAGCTGACTGCCACAGACCTCAGGAGAAAATGCATCTTGCTTTTGCAGAGATCAACATAGTTCAGCAATGCCCAAGCTCCTCTTTCAGAGAGGTGAACCTCAGCTTAGAGGAAAGGCTGAGGAGACTTCCACACTGAAGGTGACACGGAGAAATAATCACAGGGGAGCCAGTCCAGGAGCAAACTGAGCGCTGCGAAGCAGAGGCATCCGCACTCCTGGGAATTTATGCAGACCACTACCTTGACCCAAACCATCATCAGCTCCTACCTAGATAAATGTAGTAGTCTCCTCTCTGGTCCCTCACCCCAACATACATTCTCCACGCAACAATCAAAATGAtcctctaaaaataaaaataaaataaaataaagatgtagTGTTATAGCCAGGCTTTAACATGAGgtaggggtgattagtgtctgttttctcttaggatcTTCAAgacccctgcccagagggggtcttatccttccattgtcatttgcacaggcgctaagcacagagttcagagtccactggagaggcagcctagcacgaccagcacggacagacctgagatggagtccaggccctatgaatttcTTCTTCAGTAGCTTTGTCACTCTGCCTCTCATCAGCTCAGAGAAGAAAGCCCAATATTTCTTTCATtgatttaacaaatgtttattgagcacctgttacGTACCGGAGACTGTGTTAGGAGCACAAGATAAATCAGTATAGCAGGCAAATATTCATACATTGGTCttaaattttagggaaaaaattgaGTAATTAATATAGGAAATTCATATAATATGTTGTTGGTGATAAATGCTATGGATGAAATAAAGCGTAGAGCAGAAGAAATTTccaggcagtccagtgtttagaaCTCAGCATTTTTCACTGAAAGGGgtcagggttcagtccctggtcccagCACTAAGAGCCCCAAAACCTTGAAGtccggccaaataaataaatgagtaaagcaGTGTGAGGGGAATGGCTGCTACtcctgctaagttgctcagtcgtgtccgactctgtgggactttatagactgtagtccgccaggctcctctgtccatgggattttccaggtaagaatactggcgtgggttgtcatttccttctccaggggatcttcccgacccagggatcaaacacacatctcttaggtctcctgcattggcaggcaggctctttaccactagccccacctagGAAGCCATACTAACTAGAGGGGAATGGGGGCGATTGCAATTTTAAATCAGATTATCAAGTTGGGCTTTGTTCAACTGACATTTGGGCAAAAGCTTAGAGGAGGTGAGAGAGTAAGCTATGTGGAGGGGAAGGGTGTTCTAAACAGAGGGAACAGCTCATGAGAGGTGGAATGTGCCTAAGTATGTTTAGGGGAAAATGGGTGGGCCAGTGTAATGGGAGGTGAGGACAGAGAGGAAGAAGGgggaaagttatttaatctctttttaaaaaatttacttggctgcaccgggtcttagttggggcactgccgggagccggcacacgagatcccacccatgacaaggtcacaagGGAGAAAACCTggcgggcaaggcggatcaggttttcaggggtttcaaaaaggccagctcacgagatcccacccatgacaaggtcacgaggagaaagcctgacaggcaaggcagatcaggttttcaggaatttcgaaaagctgcccccggcgctcaccttaaagatgatatctgtctttctgatgcctgcctcaatagactactccctaatttctgtgacacaggcagaaggccttccctgatctcttcccaaataagaatcaatttagaactttaatcaataagtttcccaggtggtggtattttatgagattatccggggtgaaaggagtgttttaatttaaactcctttgctggtattttagtttgtttggcaaatgcatttatgcccttggtactaatatgcatgattgcttataataccctaatcataaaataacataaagaacctgatcatataacgGCCCTAACagacatagagcccttcggggagtgaggaagccctattagaaaacacaagaaaaattattctaaaagtagctattgggttaacatttgcttgctgtgtttttgcttttaatgtgctaaggttgtgttatagaaaccattgttaatatagttaaagatctagagaaataagagcttagccctagtgtggtaacaatgagatggttgttaattgtcagccaggagtgctaggcagaggctgcctcaccaaagtcgcagagtcagtctggggtaaacttcttagataaacacaactgacaacttctgcagaaggattaatttttgtgttaacaaggttatacttctactctgtactgttgccctataagactgctacctttcagttaaggtcaccatagatacagaaaataggtttacattcacctgacttgcataaaatgttaataggccccaaggccagaagataatgtacaagaccctcataaacaaagaagtatgcaaaaaacaccctggtttcgtgaagaacaagctgatgtaatgttaaactatcttccccttggaaatgtactaatttagggtataaaagccacggtaaaaaataaagcacggccagactctgccagactctgctgcaccccccgtctggtcactctctctctctctctttttctctctctctctcgctctcagacttggccctatcaaggctggtctcacgtgtcttctctctctctcttgccaacgccgttcatcctgagggtatcccctggatcctgccgaggctggaccccagcagggCACGGTGGAATCTTCCttgctggcatgtgggatctctttccctgaccagggattgaacttgggccccatGCATCTGGAGCaagtagtcttaaccactgaccatcagggaaatctccCGTTTAATCTTTCCGGGCCTCTATTCCGTCCTGTGAAAAATGAGGATATTAATAGTAcctacaaaaaaaacaaaaacaaaacaaaacaaaaaatagtacctacctcagagGTACTGTTATGAAGACGAAACGAACACATGTCAATCTCTTAAACAGGGGCCTGACTGGCGGTGGCACTCGTGGAGGTGCATGTCCAACTTCCACCGCCGGGAGGCAGCAGCGAGTCCCGGCCGGGCTCTGGGCCAGCGTGCAGGGTCGGACGAGGTGAGGCTCTTCCCGGAAGTCTGCAGACTCTCTGACAGCAGCCGTCTCTGGCATTCCCGGCCACGCCGCGGCCACGTGAGCGCAGAGTTCTGGCACACTGCACGCACTTCTCTGCCTCTATGGGCACGCCGGCCTCCCACCGGGAGCATCCTCCCCTCTCCATTCATCCGCTGGCTTAagccctgcctgcctccagcctcctccGGCTTCACTCCAGGATAGCGCCAGGATGCGGGAAAAGAGAGTGGGAATGGTGTGGGGATGAGGGGCGAAGAGGAAATCCAGAGACTCTTCCTCATGATCTGTGCAGACTTTCCAGCCAATTTCTCAGGCAGGCCAGCTGGTGGTAAAGGGTCCAGCTTTCACTGCGgagggcccaggtttaatccctagtcACGGAACCAAGATTCCGCAAGCCATAGGTTGCAGccgaaaaaggaaaaaaaaaaaaaaaaagatagcttcAAAGACATCTCCCGCTTTACTTGCTTctttagtttaaatttttaaaatatttagaatccAGGCAGTTTAAGTACACACAAGTGTCTCTCCCATCATCTcctgcttggaaaaaaaaatgtcttttcactAGTCTCTGCATTTGATCTCACTTATCCTAATCACTGTAGCCCAAGGGTTCTAAGGCGCAGACCGATTCCGTTAAAATCCCTCAATGACTTCTTACTACTTCAGGACAAACACAGGTCTGGTCACCACATTCAGCCCCTCTCTTCCCAGACTCCACTTGGCTCCAGGCTCTTCTCTGTCTTGATATGTGCTTCCCATTCCAGCTCCCAGGCGTGGCTGAGTCCTACTCACACTGCAAGTGTATCAGTTGTCTATCTTTTGTCCATCAATTGTCTGTCTTCCTCTACAGGGTTCAGAAGGGTATATTAATTCAAGACCAAATCTCTCCTAGCACAGAAATGTCACCTAATCAGTGTTTGTTGCTGATATTAAttagtaataatattaataacaatagcTAATACAGTGTTAATTCCATGCCCAGCACTATTCTAGGCACTTTACATGTATAAATTCATGTAACCACACAACCCCAAGGTTGATATAACCTCATTTTAGCAAGACAGGAATTGAAGTATTGAgaagtttaagtaacttgccccagATAATGAGTGACTGAGCTGGGTTTTGAACCAGGTACTCTGGTTTTCTACAAATGAGTCAAGACCTTGAGCAGAAGGACCGGACCTCAGAGGGGGAATCCAGATAGCGTTTGGTCTGTGCACGTTGCATCTCAGGGTATTCTCACCCTGTCCCATTTCTTTCCCGAGGGCCCGCTTCCCAGAGAGACTAGGTAACTCTGGGGTTATTTGGGGGGTCTAGGAGCAGGTACATAACCGCTATGGGCTGGGCGCGTGGGTGCGAGTCCTCTGCTCCAAACTACAACTCCCAGGAGGCACCGGGCGCCCATAGCCCACGCGACGTCACGGCGGCAGAGGGCGCAGGCGGCGAGGCTGGCCCGGCCCTGTCGACTGTTGGGCTGTTCCGCTCGGACCCCGGCCCTGGCTCTGGCCCAGCGGTAAGGGGAGCGACCCGCGAAGACCATGCCCGCTAAGGCTTCGCATCACGCGACCGCAGCCTCCGCCTTTGCGCTGGATCGTTGGAGCGCGCGtggagggcgggggtggggtgggggccagcATCTACCATATGGGGGAATCCGGGCCAAACCAAGTGACCCTGCGGAGGGAGGGACCCGGACGGGGACTCCCGAGCCGCTGCTTCCGCGCAGCCGACCTTCGGTGCACAATTCTTTGTGACACACATATGCAGGCCAGACCCCAGCCGGGGTCTGAAGGCGCCGGATTAGGGGTCAGCCCCGCCCCCTGAACGAGGGTGCAGCGGATCCGCGAGATCAGGGGCAAGGCTTTCGGGCTGGACTGGTCTAAGGATCCCCTCCCCTCCAAGCTACCAGATAGAGCCTTAGATTGGAGAATAGTAACTCCAGAAAGCAAGGTGATCCAGGCTCTCcccgtgtgtgtgtttggggaggTGGTTGAAGGGGTTGGGCAGAGATGGTCAAATCTGATTATGCCTGTGCTCACGTAGAGAGATGGCACCTCTGGATTCAGATCTGTACAACTCCCCCTTTCCCCACCTTGGTAGATGGGAGCTGCTCCCCGGAGGCTGAGCTGGTCAGCATCCTCAACCGGCGCTCACCCCTGAAGTCAGAGAAGAGCCCCTGCCCACCCACACCCTTCTTGCCCAGTTTTGGGGTCGCCTCCGTCTATCTGGTCCTCACCCCTAGTGGCCATCCAGTCCAGTTCAAAGGAACAGAACGATGATACTGGCTTCGGTGCTGGGGAGCGGACCCCGGGGCGGGTCACCCCTCCGGCCTCTCTTGGGGCCCACACTCTCGCTCCGGGCCCGCTCCACATCAGCCACCGATACCCACCACGTGGAGATGGCACGGGAGCGCTCTAAGACCGTCACCTCCTTTTACAACCAGTCAGCCATCGACGTGGCAGCGGAGAAGGTGTGCAGCTAGGGCGGTGAGGCTTGGGTCTGGAGCTGTAGTGGGGGTCCAGGGAAGGGGTGATGCTAATATGGCCGGGGCAGGGTGTTGGAGATGCTATGCTCAAAGGCCCTCTGCCCCTCCAGCCCTCAGTTCGTCTCACTCCAACCATGATGCTCTATTCAGGCCGCTCTCAGGATGGCAGTCACCTTCTGGTAAGATTCCTGCCTCTTGTTTTGTTCTTGGGCCCTGGAGCTCTGACCCAgctccccagccccaggccttaacttccctcttctctttcttcaagAAAAGTGCCCGCTACTTGCAGCAGGAGTTGCCAGTGAGGATCGCTCACCGCATCAAGGGCTTCCGCAGCCTTCCTTTCATCATTGGCTGCAACCCCACCATACTGCACGTGGTAAGGTGGCCTCAAGGGGGCGTAGAGAGGACCTTAAATCAGTGTGCCCACCACCCATGGGGCAGATGGGGAGAGGGAACCAGAGTGGTAGAGACCTATCTGCCTAAAGTTTTCTGAGTCCTAGAGGACTTGGCCCCAAGCTTTCATGGAGACTTAAAAGACCGTGATGGGGTCAGAACCCAATGAACTGGGATGGATGGCAGTCCCCATAGGTGGTCACGGCTGACTGTTCTCTACCTGTGCCCAGAGCATCCTTGTGAATTCCCACACCTCTTCCTTGCAGCACGAGCTGTACATCCGTGCCTTCCAGAAGCTGACAGACTTCCCTCCGGTGAGGGCTGGGCCAGGGCTGGGTGAGGGGCTGAGAGGTCAGGGCTGGACCATCCATGCTTACAACTCTGTGGCTTGCAGATCAAGGACCAGGCGGATGAGGCCCGATACTGCCAACTGGTGCGACAGCTGTTGGATGACCACAAGGATGTGGTGACCCTCTTGGCGGAAGGCCTGCGTGAGAGCCGGAAGCACATAGAGGTCAGGGTAGCGCAATGGGGGCCCAGACCTGGGTGGGGGGTGCCTGGGAAAGGCACAGGGTTTCTGAGGTCCTGCTCTTTATAGGATGAGAAGCTTGTCCGCTACTTCTTAGACAAGACGTTGACTTCAAGGCTTGGGATCCGTATGTTGGCCACCCACCATCTGGCACTACATGAAGACAAGGTGGGGCGCCGGGACCTAAGACTGTCAAGTGGACCAGAGGGAACTGAGCCAGGAGCCCCATTGGACTGGGGACCTGGTCCGCGGGCCTGGGGAGAGCCCTGGGGCTGCTTCCGTAGTCTAGAGTTTACAAGCTTTTGTTGCCCAAGGTGTGGGTAGAGGTGATCTCTGGTCCTGACCTTCTTTCTCCTACCAGCCTGACTTTGTTGGCATCATCTGCACTCGCCTGTCACCGAAGAAGATTATTGAAAAGTGGGTGGACTTTGCCAGGTGAGGCTAGAATGGGTAAGGAAGTGGACATCATCGGGCAGGGAAGGTCTGGGTCTGAGCACTTGCCCAGGATGTGGTCCAGGGCAGGATTTTTCAACTGTGGTACTGTTCATGTTTTGGGCCAGATCATTCTTTTCTGTAAGGGGCTGGCCTGTGCTTGTTAGGATGTTCAGAAggatccctggcttctactcattTGATGCCAGTAATACTCCCCAGTTGTAGCAAACAAAAATGTTGCTAGGGATTGCAAAATGTCCTTGGGAGGGTGGGGACAGAATCGGCTCCAGTTGAGACCCACTGGTTGGAGTCTGAATCCCTTGCTCCTATCCACAGACGCCTGTGTGAGCACAAGTATGGCAATGCACCCCGAGTCCGCATCAACGGACATGTGGCAGCCCGTTTCCCCTTCATCCCAATGCCACTGGACTACATCCTACCTGAGCTGCTCAAGAACGCCATGAGGTGGGCCGCTGGATGTATTGGAAGGGGGCAGATGGGAACTGAGGTGAGGCGGGGGCACCACCACCTACTGGTATTTGGCACCTTGCACAGAGCCACAATGGAGAGTCACCTCGACACTCCCTACAATGTCCCAGATGTCGTCATCACCATTGCCAACAATGATATCGATCTCGTCATCAGGTTTGCCCTGGGTGCGAGTTGGGTGGTATGGATGCGGGTTTCTGGGCACTGTTCCTGATCTGCTGAATGACCTCA encodes:
- the BCKDK gene encoding 3-methyl-2-oxobutanoate dehydrogenase [lipoamide] kinase, mitochondrial produces the protein MILASVLGSGPRGGSPLRPLLGPTLSLRARSTSATDTHHVEMARERSKTVTSFYNQSAIDVAAEKPSVRLTPTMMLYSGRSQDGSHLLKSARYLQQELPVRIAHRIKGFRSLPFIIGCNPTILHVHELYIRAFQKLTDFPPIKDQADEARYCQLVRQLLDDHKDVVTLLAEGLRESRKHIEDEKLVRYFLDKTLTSRLGIRMLATHHLALHEDKPDFVGIICTRLSPKKIIEKWVDFARRLCEHKYGNAPRVRINGHVAARFPFIPMPLDYILPELLKNAMRATMESHLDTPYNVPDVVITIANNDIDLVIRISDRGGGIAHKDLDRVMDYHFTTAEASTQDPRISPLFGHLDMHSGGQSGPMHGFGFGLPTSRAYAEYLGGSLRLQSLQGIGTDVYLRLRHIDGREESFRI